Part of the Pelagicoccus enzymogenes genome is shown below.
CACCCTGTTCGAACAAGGCTCCCCGCCACCGCCAGACGTCTACTTCCTCGAAAACGGCCGCATCGAATACTACTGGAACAACGAGGCCAAAAGCGAGCTGGTCGACGTCCGGGACGTGGGCGACCTCATCGGCCTCACCGCCATCCTCGAAAAGTCTCCCGTTCGCGTCTCCGCAAACGTGGCCGAGGACTGCCTGCTCTACGCCCTCGAAGCCGAAACCTTCCTCCAACTCATCGAGTTCAACGACGCCGCCCGAAATTACGTGCGACGCCACCTTTTCTGGGCCACCCGCGTCGGCGGCAAGGTCAGCGTCCCGGAGGAAGCCCGTATCCACGGAAAACGTACAATTCTCGAGTCCTACTTCGAGGGAGCCCAGCTGGTCAAGCCGCGCCCCCTCGACCGCCTGCTCACCTGCCTGCCCGACGAGTCCCTGGAAGTCGCCACCGCCATGATGGTCGCCAAACGAGTCCCTTCCATCCTCGTGGTGGACGAGCAGCGCCACCCCCTCGGCGTGGTCAAAAGCATCGACCTGCTCAAGGAAATGGTCGTCGCCGGCGGCTCCCCTTCCTCGCCGGTCAAAAGCCTCATGTCCGGCCCCGTGCAAACCGTCGCGCCCGACTCCAGCACCGCCGCCGCCATCCTGCTGATGCTCCGCCAACGCATCGGCCTGCTCTGCGTCACCGAAGACGGCACCGCTGACTCCAAGGCCCTCGACGTCTGCACCTACAAGGACCTCATCGCCCAAACCAGCCGCCACCCCGCCTTCTTCCTCAACCAAATCCGCCGCGCCCGCACCGTCACGCGGCTCCGCGAGATCTGCGACGAGATCGAGCTCGTCGGCAAAAGCTACCTGCAAGCCAAGATATCCGGCATCCTCGTCGGCCAAATCTTCGCTGAGCTCAACGACGTGCTCATCGAGCGCCTCATCGCCCTTTCCCTCGAGGAGTTCGCCGACCAAGGCAAGAAGCTGCCCGAAATCCCTTGGGCC
Proteins encoded:
- a CDS encoding DUF294 nucleotidyltransferase-like domain-containing protein, which gives rise to MSAPNVIPDRIADSLAKYPPFSLLAPEEVQELARKARVQALVSGDTLFEQGSPPPPDVYFLENGRIEYYWNNEAKSELVDVRDVGDLIGLTAILEKSPVRVSANVAEDCLLYALEAETFLQLIEFNDAARNYVRRHLFWATRVGGKVSVPEEARIHGKRTILESYFEGAQLVKPRPLDRLLTCLPDESLEVATAMMVAKRVPSILVVDEQRHPLGVVKSIDLLKEMVVAGGSPSSPVKSLMSGPVQTVAPDSSTAAAILLMLRQRIGLLCVTEDGTADSKALDVCTYKDLIAQTSRHPAFFLNQIRRARTVTRLREICDEIELVGKSYLQAKISGILVGQIFAELNDVLIERLIALSLEEFADQGKKLPEIPWAWISIGSDGRREQILRTDMDNAMVFASSGDPAQDEENRQALLAFNQSVIDKFVACGFARCQGGVMSSNPQWCRTETEWTQELAALNPEDGNQILRASILLDLRFVEGDRTLCQSLRKSLFATAAQSPFMLRRLAEIAVATPPPLNFFGKFVVEKKGSNVGEFDIKAKALSPLRDAARVFALQYNLASRHSTGGRFEELAEAVPELREIAQHAYGAYDYLLQLRNLTGLDRRDSGRYITPSKLSKLERAQLSNIFDIVRMIQQAVRRTFHLDPRMQ